One genomic segment of Arachis duranensis cultivar V14167 chromosome 4, aradu.V14167.gnm2.J7QH, whole genome shotgun sequence includes these proteins:
- the LOC107484129 gene encoding sulfiredoxin, chloroplastic/mitochondrial isoform X1: MANFVLQVPSIRLRSFTVSASSSSNGAPPGGLGSSSGGGGGGPVIVELPLDKIRRPLMRTRSNDASKVQQLMDSISEIGLQVPIDVLEVDGVYYGFSGCHRYEAHQRLGLPTIRCKVRRGTKETLRHHLR; encoded by the exons atggcaaATTTTGTTCTGCAGGTTCCATCTATTAGATTAAGGAGCTTCACTGTGTCTGCTTCATCCAGTTCCAATG GGGCTCCTCCAGGAGGTTTAGGAAGcagtagtggtggtggtggtgggggGCCAGTGATAGTGGAGCTTCCTCTTGATAAGATCAGAAGGCCTTTGATGAGGACAAGATCAAATGATGCTAGCAAAGTTCAACAACTTATGGATAGTATCAGTGAAATTGGTCTTCAAGTACCT ATTGATGTGCTAGAGGTTGACGGAGTCTATTACG GCTTCTCTGGGTGTCACCGCTATGAAGCGCACCAGCGCCTTGGCCTCCCTACCATCCGTTGTAAAGTACGCCGCGGCACAAAAGAGACTCTAAG GCATCATCTTCGCTAA
- the LOC107484129 gene encoding sulfiredoxin, chloroplastic/mitochondrial isoform X2 — protein MANFVLQVPSIRLRSFTVSASSSSNGAPPGGLGSSSGGGGGGPVIVELPLDKIRRPLMRTRSNDASKVQQLMDSISEIGLQVPASLGVTAMKRTSALASLPSVVKYAAAQKRL, from the exons atggcaaATTTTGTTCTGCAGGTTCCATCTATTAGATTAAGGAGCTTCACTGTGTCTGCTTCATCCAGTTCCAATG GGGCTCCTCCAGGAGGTTTAGGAAGcagtagtggtggtggtggtgggggGCCAGTGATAGTGGAGCTTCCTCTTGATAAGATCAGAAGGCCTTTGATGAGGACAAGATCAAATGATGCTAGCAAAGTTCAACAACTTATGGATAGTATCAGTGAAATTGGTCTTCAAGTACCT GCTTCTCTGGGTGTCACCGCTATGAAGCGCACCAGCGCCTTGGCCTCCCTACCATCCGTTGTAAAGTACGCCGCGGCACAAAAGAGACTCTAA
- the LOC107484128 gene encoding 14 kDa zinc-binding protein translates to MAALVPFSLLRNYSPFMLARPFIVKGCNLNFSKSVLPLPCRRLPFSARATHDEQAAAKAAAATADSGAPTIFDKIINKEIPSSIVYEDEKVLAFRDINPQAPVHVLVIPKVRDGLTELAKAEARHGEILGQLLYAARIVAEKEGILDGFRVVINSGPSACQSVYHLHLHVLGGRQMNWPPG, encoded by the exons ATGGCAGCACTGgttcctttctctcttcttaG GAACTATTCACCATTCATGTTAGCAAGGCCTTTTATTGTGAAGGGGTGCAACCTCAATTTCTCCAAGTCTGTTCTTCCTCTCCCATGTCGCAg GTTGCCATTTAGTGCGAGGGCGACGCACGATGAACAAGCTGCAGCCAAAGCAGCTGCTGCTACTGCTGATAGTGGAGCTCCAACAAT ATTTGACAAGATAATCAATAAGGAAATCCCTTCCAGCATTGTGTATGAAGATGAAAAGGTCCTTGCATTTAGGGACATCAATCCACAGGCTCCAGTTCATGTTCTTGTCATTCCGAAAGTTAGAGACGGATTAACAGAACTCGCCAAG GCTGAGGCTAGACATGGAGAAATACTAGGTCAACTTCTATATGCTGCACGAATAGTAGCTGAGAAGGAGGGTATCCTTGATGGATTTCGTGTTGTCATAAACAGTGGTCCAAGTGCAT GTCAATCTGTGTATCATCTACACTTACATGTCCTTGGTGGGAGACAGATGAATTGGCCACCTGGTTGA
- the LOC107484130 gene encoding probable arabinosyltransferase ARAD1 — MPFYSKIMDEGAAASALASSAKAKTRKPKPSLISRIHAFFHAMNRKPLLKQTLITFSLFCVLYALFNAFFNPSLDADTTAATTTVRSAILAAAGGGGRGGSPPVKVYLYDLPHRFTYGVIQQHSLARGARAPHTVSSLKYPGHQHMAEWYLFSDLTRPDSERSGSPVVRVVDPEEADLFFVPFFSSLSLIVNPIRPAGSGPGPEKPAYSDEENQEALVEWLEAQEYWKRSNGRDHVIVASDPNAMYRVLDRVRNCVLLVADFGRLRPDQGSLVKDVVVPYSHRIRSYDGDVSVENRKTLLFFMGNRYRKEGGKIRDILFQVLEKEEDVIIKHGAQSRESRRAASQGMHTSKFCLHPAGDTPSACRLFDAIVSLCIPVIVSDNIELPFEDTIDYKKIALFVDTDSSIKPGYLVSKLRAVTPKRILKYQKELKEVKRYFEYEEPDGTVNEIWRQVSKKLPLIKLMINREKRLLKREADCSCICTNQTAFRTL; from the exons ATGCCGTTTTACTCCAAAATCATGGACGAAGGAGCAGCTGCTTCAGCATTAGCATCATCAGCAAAGGCCAAAACCAGAAAACCCAAACCCAGTCTCATCTCTCGAATCCACGCGTTCTTCCACGCCATGAACCGAAAACCACTCCTCAAACAAACCCTAATTACATTCTCTCTCTTCTGCGTCCTCTACGCGCTCTTCAACGCCTTCTTCAACCCTTCCCTCGACGCCGACACCACCGCCGCTACAACCACCGTGCGCTCCGCCATACTCGCCGCCGCCGGAGGTGGAGGCCGTGGTGGCTCCCCTCCCGTTAAAGTCTATTTGTACGATCTCCCACACAGGTTCACCTACGGCGTCATACAGCAACACTCGCTGGCGCGTGGTGCACGTGCTCCGCACACCGTCTCGTCGCTCAAGTACCCTGGCCACCAGCACATGGCGGAATGGTATCTATTCTCGGATCTTACCCGACCCGACTCGGAACGATCCGGATCGCCAGTTGTTCGCGTCGTGGACCCCGAGGAGGCGGACCTGTTCTTCGTTCCGTTTTTCTCTTCGTTGAGCTTGATTGTCAATCCTATTCGGCCCGCGGGCTCGGGCCCGGGCCCGGAGAAACCCGCGTACAGCGACGAGGAGAATCAGGAGGCGCTGGTGGAGTGGCTGGAGGCGCAGGAGTATTGGAAGAGGAGCAACGGAAGGGATCACGTGATCGTTGCTTCGGATCCGAACGCGATGTATCGGGTTTTGGATCGGGTCAGGAATTGCGTTCTGCTGGTTGCGGATTTCGGGAGGTTGAGGCCTGACCAGGGGTCGCTGGTGAAGGACGTGGTGGTTCCTTACTCACACCGTATACGGAGCTACGACGGTGACGTCAGCGTAGAGAATCGCAAGACGTTGCTGTTCTTCATGGGCAATCGGTATCGCAAAGAG GGAGGGAAAATTCGTGATATACTCTTTCAAGTTCTTGAAAAGGAAGAGGATGTCATAATAAAACATGGAGCACAATCCAGAGAGAGTAGACGGGCGGCTTCACAAGGCATGCACACATCGAAGTTCTGTTTACATCCTGCTGGAGATACTCCATCAGCCTGTCGACTCTTTGATGCTATAGTTAGCTTATGCATTCCAGTGATTGTCAGTGATAATATCGAGTTGCCTTTTGAAGATACTATAGACTATAAGAAGATTGCTTTATTTGTGGACACTGATTCTTCTATAAAGCCAGGATATTTGGTATCAAAGTTGAGAGCAGTGACCCCTAAGAGGATCCTTAAATATCAGAAAGAATTGAAAGAG GTGAAGCGATACTTTGAATATGAAGAACCAGATGGGACTGTTAATGAAATTTGGCGCCAAGTTTCCAAAAAGCTTCCCTTGATTAAACTGATGATTAACCGCGAGAAAAGGTTGTTAAAAAGGGAAGCTGACTGTTCTTGCATATGTACAAACCAGACCGCCTTTAGAACCTTATAG